In one Bartonella grahamii subsp. shimonis genomic region, the following are encoded:
- the pal gene encoding peptidoglycan-associated lipoprotein Pal: MRSTKKTFSHSLVILFFFSLCLGGCGKKNVGALNGMNGAYMNDAGLNQLSPGSGQEFTVNVGDRVFFSLDSSSLDADAERILTRQAEWLLHYPYYSIMIEGHADERGTREYNLALGQRRAVAVRNYLVSLGVSAQRIQTISYGKERPVAVCDDISCWNQNRRAVTTLSGMNSH, from the coding sequence ATGCGCTCTACCAAAAAAACCTTCTCTCATTCTTTAGTTATCCTCTTTTTTTTCTCACTATGCTTGGGTGGGTGTGGCAAAAAAAATGTCGGTGCGCTTAACGGTATGAATGGCGCTTATATGAATGATGCTGGTTTGAATCAGCTGTCACCAGGCTCAGGACAAGAATTTACGGTTAATGTAGGTGATCGCGTGTTTTTTAGTCTTGATTCTTCTTCACTTGATGCTGATGCTGAACGTATTTTAACGCGTCAAGCAGAATGGTTGCTTCATTATCCTTATTATTCTATTATGATCGAAGGTCATGCTGATGAGAGGGGAACACGTGAATATAATTTGGCACTTGGACAGCGCCGTGCTGTTGCTGTGCGAAACTATTTGGTATCTCTAGGTGTGTCTGCACAACGGATTCAAACAATTTCTTACGGAAAAGAAAGACCTGTGGCAGTATGTGATGATATTTCCTGTTGGAATCAAAATCGACGTGCTGTGACAACGTTGAGTGGCATGAATAGTCATTAA
- a CDS encoding DUF1013 domain-containing protein — translation MATQLLMPKATAVWLVDNTALSFDQIAEFCKLHVLEVKAIADGDAAYGIKGLDPISSGQLTRSEIARVEADQNARLKISQSRVHIPEKKRKGARYIPLSRRQDRPNGILWLVMNHPELKDAQIARLIGTTKATIEQIRLRTHWNSANLVPLDPVGLGLCSQIDLDFELQRAAKNRPVVLEEDRSLLPASVTENAVLEENESEENLHKTFDADKVFAKLNALQKNRQDQDDA, via the coding sequence ATGGCAACGCAACTTTTGATGCCCAAAGCAACAGCTGTTTGGTTGGTTGATAATACAGCTCTTTCTTTTGATCAGATTGCAGAATTTTGTAAATTACATGTCTTGGAAGTAAAAGCTATTGCCGATGGTGATGCGGCTTATGGTATTAAAGGTTTAGATCCGATTAGTTCTGGGCAATTGACGCGCAGTGAAATTGCACGGGTGGAGGCTGATCAAAACGCACGCTTGAAAATTTCTCAATCTAGGGTGCATATTCCTGAAAAAAAACGTAAAGGGGCGCGCTATATCCCTCTTTCTCGACGCCAAGATCGTCCCAATGGTATCCTATGGTTGGTTATGAACCATCCTGAGTTGAAAGATGCACAAATTGCACGGTTGATTGGGACAACAAAAGCAACGATTGAACAAATTCGCCTTAGAACCCACTGGAATAGTGCAAATCTGGTCCCTCTTGATCCTGTAGGACTTGGTTTGTGTTCGCAAATCGATTTAGATTTTGAGCTCCAGCGTGCGGCGAAAAATCGTCCTGTTGTTTTGGAAGAAGATAGGTCGTTGCTTCCCGCTTCTGTGACGGAAAACGCTGTTCTAGAGGAAAATGAGAGTGAAGAAAATCTACATAAGACTTTTGATGCTGATAAAGTTTTTGCAAAGCTGAACGCGCTGCAAAAAAATCGTCAAGATCAAGATGATGCATAA